A genomic window from Bradyrhizobium lupini includes:
- the uvrA gene encoding excinuclease ABC subunit UvrA, translated as MDEVIKAKRQQQNVGSNLRAITIRGAREHNLKNVDVEIPRDKLVVFTGLSGSGKSSLAFDTIYAEGQRRYVESLSAYARQFLEMMQKPDVDQIDGLSPAISIEQKTTSKNPRSTVGTVTEIYDYMRLLWARVGVPYSPATGLPIESQIVSQMVDRVLALPEGSRLYLLAPVVRGRKGEYRKELAEWLKKGFQRVKIDGAFHELAEAPVLDKKFPHDIDVVVDRIVVRPDIGQRLAESFETALKLAEGLAVIEFADAPAAAAPAEEKKKTAKIHDKSGPERMLFSEKFACPVSGFTIPEIEPRLFSFNNPYGACPACGGLGVEQHVDEDLVIPDKELAIGKGAIAPWAKSSSPYYIQTLTALGKHYKFTLTTKWKDLPKKTQNAILHGSGEDEIKFSYEDGVRSYDTKKPFEGVITNINRRYRETESEWAREELAKYFHDVPCEACHGFRLKPEALCVKIGGKHIGDISEMSVKGAGAWFETVPEALNTQQNEIAGRILKEIRERLTFLLDVGLNYLTLSRSSGTLSGGESQRIRLASQIGSGLTGVLYVLDEPSIGLHQRDNARLLDTLKRLRDLGNTVIVVEHDEDAILLADHVLDIGPGAGMHGGNIIAEGTPAEIMRNPNSLTGKYLTGELEVEVPERRPPNHRRTIKVVNARGNNLKNVTAEIPLGLFTCVTGVSGGGKSTLLIDTLYKAIARKLNNASEGAAPHDRIEGLEHIDKIIDIDQSPIGRTPRSNPATYTGAFTPIREWFAGLPESKARGYEPGRFSFNVKGGRCEACQGDGVIKIEMHFLPDVYVTCDVCKGKRYNRETLEVLFKGKSIADVLDMTVEEAAEFFKAVPRVRETFQTLHRVGLDYIHVGQQATTLSGGEAQRVKLAKELSKRATGRTLYILDEPTTGLHFHDVKKLLEVLHELVAQGNTVVVIEHNLEVIKTADWVIDLGPEGGDGGGEIVAWGPPEDIAKAPRSYTGKFLAPVLAKARKPKRRRAASEAAE; from the coding sequence ATGGATGAAGTGATCAAGGCGAAGCGCCAACAGCAGAACGTGGGATCAAACCTGCGCGCAATTACCATCCGTGGCGCGCGCGAGCACAATCTCAAGAACGTCGATGTCGAGATTCCCCGCGACAAGCTGGTGGTGTTCACGGGGCTGTCGGGCTCCGGCAAATCCTCGCTCGCGTTCGACACCATCTACGCCGAAGGCCAGCGCCGCTACGTCGAATCGCTGTCTGCCTACGCCCGCCAGTTCCTGGAGATGATGCAGAAGCCCGACGTCGACCAGATCGACGGCCTGTCGCCGGCGATCTCGATCGAGCAGAAGACGACGTCGAAGAACCCGCGCTCCACCGTCGGCACGGTGACCGAAATCTACGACTACATGCGCCTGCTGTGGGCGCGCGTCGGCGTGCCCTATTCGCCCGCCACCGGCCTGCCGATCGAGAGCCAGATCGTCTCGCAGATGGTCGATCGCGTGCTGGCGCTGCCCGAGGGCTCGCGCCTCTATCTGCTCGCGCCGGTCGTGCGCGGCCGCAAGGGCGAGTACCGCAAAGAGCTTGCCGAATGGCTCAAGAAGGGCTTTCAGCGCGTCAAGATCGACGGCGCCTTCCACGAGCTCGCCGAAGCCCCTGTTCTCGACAAGAAATTCCCGCACGACATCGACGTCGTCGTCGATCGCATCGTGGTGCGCCCCGACATCGGCCAGCGCCTCGCCGAAAGTTTCGAGACCGCGCTGAAACTTGCCGAGGGCCTCGCCGTCATCGAATTCGCGGATGCGCCGGCTGCGGCAGCACCCGCGGAAGAGAAGAAGAAGACCGCAAAGATCCACGACAAGAGCGGACCCGAGCGCATGCTGTTCTCGGAAAAGTTCGCCTGCCCGGTGTCCGGCTTCACCATCCCCGAGATCGAGCCCCGGCTGTTCTCGTTCAACAACCCCTATGGCGCCTGTCCCGCGTGCGGCGGCCTCGGCGTCGAGCAGCATGTCGACGAAGACCTCGTCATTCCCGACAAGGAGCTCGCCATTGGCAAGGGCGCGATCGCGCCCTGGGCCAAGTCTTCGTCGCCCTATTACATTCAGACGCTGACTGCGCTCGGCAAGCACTACAAGTTCACGCTGACCACCAAATGGAAGGATCTGCCCAAGAAGACGCAGAACGCGATCCTCCATGGCTCCGGCGAGGACGAGATCAAGTTCTCCTACGAGGACGGCGTCCGCTCCTACGACACCAAGAAGCCGTTCGAGGGCGTCATCACCAACATCAACCGCCGCTATCGCGAGACCGAGAGCGAGTGGGCGCGCGAGGAGCTGGCGAAGTATTTCCACGACGTACCCTGCGAGGCGTGCCACGGTTTTCGGCTCAAGCCCGAGGCGCTCTGCGTCAAGATCGGCGGCAAGCATATCGGCGACATCTCCGAGATGTCGGTGAAGGGCGCCGGCGCGTGGTTCGAGACCGTGCCGGAGGCGCTGAACACTCAGCAGAACGAGATCGCCGGCCGCATCCTCAAGGAGATCCGCGAGCGCCTTACCTTCCTGCTCGATGTCGGCCTCAACTACCTCACACTCTCCCGCTCCTCCGGCACGCTGTCCGGCGGCGAGAGCCAGCGCATCCGGCTGGCTTCGCAGATCGGCTCGGGCCTGACAGGCGTGCTCTACGTGCTCGACGAGCCCTCGATCGGCTTGCACCAGCGCGACAACGCGCGCCTGCTCGACACGCTCAAGAGACTTCGTGACCTCGGCAACACCGTGATCGTGGTCGAGCACGACGAGGACGCGATCCTGCTCGCCGACCACGTGCTCGACATCGGCCCCGGCGCCGGCATGCATGGCGGCAACATCATCGCCGAAGGCACGCCCGCCGAGATCATGCGCAACCCCAACTCGCTGACGGGCAAATATCTCACCGGCGAGCTCGAGGTCGAGGTGCCCGAGCGGCGCCCGCCGAACCATCGCCGCACCATCAAGGTGGTCAACGCGCGCGGCAATAACCTCAAGAACGTTACGGCCGAAATTCCGCTCGGCCTGTTCACCTGCGTCACCGGCGTCTCCGGCGGCGGCAAGTCGACGCTGCTGATCGACACGCTCTACAAGGCGATCGCCCGCAAGCTGAACAATGCCAGCGAAGGCGCCGCGCCGCACGACCGCATCGAGGGCCTCGAGCACATCGACAAGATCATCGACATCGACCAGTCGCCGATCGGTCGCACGCCGCGCTCCAACCCCGCGACCTATACCGGTGCCTTCACGCCGATCCGCGAATGGTTCGCCGGCCTGCCCGAGTCGAAAGCGCGCGGCTACGAGCCCGGCCGGTTCTCCTTCAACGTCAAGGGCGGCCGCTGCGAGGCCTGCCAGGGCGACGGCGTCATCAAGATCGAGATGCACTTCTTGCCCGACGTCTACGTCACCTGCGACGTCTGCAAGGGCAAGCGCTACAACCGCGAGACGCTGGAGGTCCTATTCAAGGGCAAGAGCATCGCCGACGTGCTCGACATGACCGTCGAGGAAGCGGCCGAGTTCTTCAAGGCGGTCCCACGTGTACGCGAGACGTTCCAGACGCTGCATCGCGTCGGCCTCGACTACATCCATGTCGGCCAGCAGGCCACGACGCTCTCGGGCGGCGAAGCCCAGCGCGTCAAGCTCGCAAAAGAGCTGTCAAAGCGCGCCACCGGCCGCACGCTCTACATCCTGGACGAGCCGACCACCGGGTTGCATTTCCACGACGTCAAGAAGCTGTTGGAGGTGCTGCACGAGCTGGTCGCGCAGGGCAACACGGTCGTCGTCATCGAGCACAATCTCGAAGTGATCAAGACCGCCGACTGGGTCATCGACCTCGGCCCCGAAGGCGGCGATGGCGGCGGCGAGATCGTCGCCTGGGGCCCGCCAGAGGACATCGCAAAAGCGCCGCGGAGCTATACGGGGAAGTTCCTGGCGCCGGTGCTGGCGAAGGCTCGGAAGCCGAAGCGGAGACGCGCGGCGAGCGAGGCGGCCGAGTAG
- a CDS encoding outer membrane protein, translating into MKKVLLASACLFALAAPASAADLAARPYTKAPVAMASVYNWTGFYLGIVGGGAWENSSTDPKMKGGFVGGTAGYNWQTGNVVLGVEADGSWADVSASVTGPVAVPGFGLVSTTLSSKTDAMGTVRGRIGYAVNNVLFYGTGGYAWIDNKLSVSALGVTVSDSKWHSGWTVGAGVEAFFAPQWSVKGEYLFRSLGGETYFSGALPSGTLEFHTVQVGVNYHFGGPVVAKY; encoded by the coding sequence ATGAAAAAGGTTTTGTTGGCTTCGGCCTGTTTGTTCGCTCTCGCCGCCCCGGCTTCGGCCGCTGATCTCGCGGCGCGCCCCTACACCAAGGCCCCGGTGGCCATGGCTTCGGTCTACAACTGGACCGGCTTCTACCTCGGTATCGTCGGTGGCGGCGCTTGGGAAAATTCCTCGACCGACCCGAAGATGAAGGGCGGCTTCGTCGGCGGTACTGCCGGCTACAACTGGCAGACCGGCAATGTCGTGCTCGGCGTCGAGGCCGATGGTTCCTGGGCTGATGTCAGCGCGTCGGTCACCGGCCCCGTTGCCGTCCCCGGCTTCGGCCTCGTCAGCACCACCCTCAGCTCCAAAACCGATGCGATGGGAACCGTGCGCGGCCGCATCGGCTACGCCGTCAACAACGTCCTGTTTTACGGCACCGGTGGTTACGCCTGGATCGACAACAAGCTCAGCGTCAGCGCGCTCGGCGTGACCGTTTCCGACAGCAAGTGGCACTCCGGCTGGACCGTCGGTGCGGGCGTCGAAGCGTTCTTCGCTCCGCAGTGGTCGGTCAAGGGCGAGTACCTCTTTCGCAGCCTCGGCGGCGAGACCTACTTCTCGGGCGCCCTGCCCTCCGGCACGCTCGAGTTTCACACCGTGCAGGTCGGCGTGAACTATCACTTCGGGGGCCCGGTGGTCGCCAAGTACTGA
- a CDS encoding outer membrane protein: protein MNKLLICAIGAVAMGLSAPASAADMAARPYTKAPPPAVAAIYDWSGFYIGINGGGGSSHKCWDFVTPATGVLVGEGCHNATGGTVGGQIGYRWQSANWVFGLEGQGNWADFRGDNVSTLFPGTALVTGDRNRSRIDAFGLITGQVGYAWNNVLLYVKGGAAVVGDKYDIYAAAGTPGAGALLASARETRWGGTVGAGLEFGFAPNWSLGFEYDHIFLGDRTIGFTTPAGAVFGSDRIRQDVDMGLVRLNYRWGGPAIARY, encoded by the coding sequence ATGAATAAGCTTCTTATTTGTGCAATCGGTGCAGTGGCGATGGGCTTGTCGGCTCCCGCAAGCGCGGCGGACATGGCCGCGCGTCCCTACACCAAAGCCCCGCCGCCGGCGGTTGCCGCCATCTACGACTGGAGCGGCTTCTACATCGGCATCAACGGCGGCGGTGGCTCCAGCCACAAGTGCTGGGACTTCGTCACGCCCGCGACCGGCGTTCTCGTCGGCGAAGGCTGTCACAATGCAACAGGGGGCACCGTCGGCGGCCAGATCGGCTATCGCTGGCAGTCCGCCAATTGGGTGTTCGGTCTGGAAGGCCAGGGCAACTGGGCTGACTTCCGGGGCGACAACGTGAGCACCCTCTTCCCTGGTACCGCTTTGGTGACGGGTGATCGCAACCGTTCCCGCATCGACGCTTTCGGTCTCATCACCGGTCAGGTCGGTTACGCCTGGAACAACGTGCTGCTTTACGTGAAGGGCGGCGCCGCCGTCGTCGGTGACAAGTACGACATCTACGCTGCTGCGGGTACGCCCGGCGCGGGCGCGCTGCTGGCTTCGGCCCGGGAGACTCGCTGGGGTGGCACGGTCGGGGCCGGTCTGGAATTCGGCTTCGCCCCGAACTGGTCGCTGGGCTTTGAGTACGACCACATCTTCCTTGGCGATCGCACGATCGGCTTCACAACGCCCGCGGGTGCGGTATTCGGCAGCGACCGGATTCGCCAGGACGTAGACATGGGCCTGGTGCGCTTGAACTATCGCTGGGGCGGTCCGGCCATCGCAAGGTACTGA
- a CDS encoding single-stranded DNA-binding protein: MAGSVNKVILVGNLGKDPEIRRTQDGRPIANLSVATSETWRDKATGERKEKTEWHRVVIFNEGLCKVAEQYLKKGAKIYVEGALQTRKWTDQSGVEKYSTEVVLQGFNSTLTMLDGRSGGGGGGSFGDEPGGDFGSSGPVSSAPRRPVAAGGGGRNSDMDDDIPF, translated from the coding sequence ATGGCGGGAAGCGTCAACAAGGTCATTCTGGTTGGAAATCTCGGCAAGGATCCTGAAATCCGCCGCACCCAGGACGGGCGGCCGATCGCCAATCTGAGCGTCGCGACCTCGGAGACGTGGCGCGACAAGGCGACTGGCGAGCGCAAGGAAAAGACCGAGTGGCACCGCGTCGTGATCTTCAATGAAGGGCTCTGCAAGGTCGCCGAACAGTATCTGAAGAAGGGCGCCAAGATTTACGTCGAGGGTGCGCTCCAGACCCGCAAATGGACCGACCAGAGCGGTGTCGAAAAGTACTCGACCGAAGTCGTGCTCCAGGGGTTCAACTCGACGTTGACGATGCTGGACGGTCGTAGCGGCGGTGGCGGAGGCGGCAGCTTCGGCGACGAGCCGGGCGGCGATTTCGGCTCCTCCGGTCCGGTCAGCAGCGCGCCGCGGCGCCCTGTTGCCGCCGGCGGCGGTGGCCGCAACAGCGACATGGACGACGATATCCCGTTCTGA
- the gyrA gene encoding DNA gyrase subunit A, with amino-acid sequence MADDDDKPGDQPAQPSDIRPVSIFEEMKKSYLDYAMSVIVARALPDARDGLKPVHRRILYSMNEQGHTPDKKYVKSARVVGDVIGKYHPHGDQSIYDAMVRMAQDFSMRVPLIDGQGNFGSVDGDPPAAYRYTEARLTKAALALLADIDKDTVDFQPNYDNNETEPSVLPAKFPNLLVNGAGGIAVGMATNIPPHNLGEVIDACVALIDNPALTIDELINIVPGPDFPTGGVILGRQGIRAAYHLGRGSVMMRGKVAIETIRKEREAIIITEIPYQVNKATMVERIAELVKEKKIEGIGDLRDESDRDGYRVVIELKRDAVPDVVLNQLYRFTPLQTSFGVNMVALDSGRPRVMHLKDLLAIFVDFRERVVTRRTKFLLAKARDRAHVLVGLAIAVANIDEMIRVIRTSPDPTTARDTLMSRDWPARDVEDMLTLIDDPRHRISENGTIRLSMEQARAILDLRLQRLTALGRDEIREELDKLAGEIADYLDILRSRDRVLGIIKSELAEVKAEFATPRRTVIIEQEGEVEDEDLIQREDMVVTVSHAGYVKRVPLSAYRAQRRGGKGRAGMQTRDEDFVSRLFVASTHTPMLFFSSRGQVYKIKVWRLPMAAPNARGKALINILPLEQGERITTIMPLPEDESTWGNLDVMFATTGGNVRRNKLSDFVDVRRSGIIAMKLDDNEAIVDVQICTEHDDVLLTGAGGQCIRFPVTDVRVFTGRTSMGVRGIALAEGDKVISLAILRHVETTSDERSAYLKMRRAVAGEAAAEEPAADAEAEETSGSFQLAQERYVEMSAQEQVVLTVSVNGYGKRTSSYEYRTTGRGGKGIVAMSVNNRNGNLVASFPVEDADQIMLVTDKGQLIRCPVEGIRVAGRSTQGVIVFDTAEDEHVVSVEHITEEAESGNGANGESNGE; translated from the coding sequence TTGGCTGACGACGACGACAAGCCCGGCGACCAGCCGGCGCAACCCTCGGATATTCGCCCCGTCTCCATCTTCGAGGAGATGAAGAAGTCCTATCTCGACTACGCCATGAGCGTGATCGTGGCGCGGGCGCTGCCTGACGCCCGCGATGGCCTGAAGCCGGTGCATCGCCGCATCCTGTACTCGATGAACGAGCAGGGGCACACGCCGGACAAGAAGTACGTCAAGTCCGCCCGCGTGGTCGGTGACGTCATCGGTAAATATCATCCGCATGGCGACCAGTCGATCTACGACGCCATGGTCCGGATGGCGCAGGACTTCTCCATGCGCGTGCCGCTGATCGACGGCCAGGGCAATTTCGGCTCGGTCGACGGCGATCCCCCGGCTGCCTATCGTTATACCGAAGCCCGATTGACGAAGGCGGCGCTGGCTCTGCTGGCCGACATCGACAAGGACACGGTCGACTTCCAGCCGAACTACGACAACAACGAGACCGAACCGTCGGTCTTGCCAGCCAAGTTCCCGAACCTTCTCGTCAACGGCGCCGGCGGCATCGCGGTCGGCATGGCGACCAACATCCCGCCGCACAATCTCGGCGAGGTCATCGACGCCTGCGTCGCGCTGATCGACAACCCCGCGCTCACCATCGACGAGCTCATCAACATCGTGCCGGGACCCGACTTCCCGACCGGCGGCGTCATCCTCGGACGGCAGGGCATCCGCGCCGCCTATCACCTCGGCCGCGGCTCGGTCATGATGCGCGGCAAGGTCGCGATCGAGACCATCCGCAAGGAGCGCGAGGCGATCATCATCACCGAGATTCCCTACCAGGTGAACAAGGCGACGATGGTCGAGCGCATCGCCGAGTTGGTCAAGGAAAAGAAGATCGAGGGCATCGGCGACCTGCGCGATGAATCCGATCGCGACGGCTACCGCGTCGTCATCGAATTGAAGCGCGACGCCGTGCCGGATGTGGTGCTCAATCAGCTCTACAGGTTCACGCCGCTGCAGACGAGCTTCGGCGTCAACATGGTGGCGCTCGACAGCGGCCGTCCACGGGTCATGCACCTGAAGGACCTGCTGGCGATCTTCGTCGACTTCCGCGAGCGGGTCGTCACGCGGCGCACCAAGTTCCTGCTCGCCAAGGCCCGAGATCGCGCCCATGTTTTGGTCGGTCTCGCCATCGCAGTCGCCAATATCGACGAGATGATCCGCGTCATCCGGACCTCGCCCGACCCGACCACCGCCCGCGACACCCTGATGTCGCGCGACTGGCCGGCCCGGGACGTCGAGGACATGCTGACGCTGATCGACGATCCGCGCCACCGCATCAGCGAGAACGGCACGATCCGGCTGTCGATGGAGCAGGCGAGGGCCATTCTCGATCTGCGCCTGCAACGCCTCACCGCACTCGGCCGCGACGAAATCCGCGAGGAGCTCGACAAGCTCGCCGGCGAGATCGCCGACTATCTCGACATCCTGCGCTCGCGCGACCGCGTGCTGGGCATCATCAAGTCCGAGCTCGCCGAAGTGAAGGCCGAGTTCGCAACCCCGCGCCGCACCGTCATCATCGAGCAGGAAGGTGAGGTCGAGGACGAGGACCTGATCCAGCGCGAGGACATGGTCGTCACCGTCTCGCACGCCGGCTACGTCAAGCGCGTGCCGCTGTCGGCCTACCGGGCCCAGCGCCGCGGCGGCAAGGGCCGCGCCGGCATGCAGACCCGCGATGAGGATTTTGTCAGCCGGCTGTTCGTGGCGTCCACGCATACTCCGATGCTGTTCTTCTCCTCGCGCGGACAGGTCTACAAGATCAAAGTCTGGCGCCTGCCGATGGCCGCGCCGAATGCGCGCGGCAAGGCGCTGATCAACATCCTGCCGCTGGAGCAGGGCGAGCGCATCACCACCATCATGCCGCTGCCGGAGGACGAGTCCACCTGGGGCAATCTCGACGTGATGTTCGCCACGACAGGCGGCAACGTCCGGCGCAACAAGCTGTCCGACTTCGTCGATGTCCGCCGCTCCGGCATCATCGCGATGAAGCTCGACGACAACGAAGCGATCGTCGACGTGCAGATCTGCACCGAGCACGACGACGTGCTTTTGACCGGCGCCGGCGGCCAGTGCATCCGCTTCCCCGTGACCGACGTGCGCGTGTTCACCGGCCGCACCTCGATGGGCGTGCGCGGCATTGCGCTTGCCGAGGGCGACAAGGTGATCTCGCTGGCGATCCTGCGCCACGTCGAGACGACGTCCGACGAGCGCTCGGCGTACCTGAAGATGCGTCGTGCGGTCGCCGGCGAAGCTGCGGCCGAGGAGCCGGCGGCGGACGCCGAGGCCGAGGAGACCTCCGGCAGCTTCCAACTCGCCCAGGAGCGTTACGTCGAGATGTCAGCGCAGGAGCAGGTCGTGCTGACCGTGTCCGTCAACGGTTACGGCAAGCGGACGTCGTCCTACGAGTACCGCACCACGGGCCGCGGCGGCAAAGGCATCGTCGCCATGAGCGTCAACAACCGCAACGGCAACCTCGTAGCGTCGTTCCCCGTGGAGGATGCTGATCAAATCATGCTGGTTACCGACAAGGGCCAGCTGATCCGCTGCCCGGTCGAAGGCATCCGCGTCGCCGGCCGCTCGACCCAGGGCGTGATCGTGTTCGACACCGCGGAGGACGAACACGTCGTCTCGGTCGAGCACATCACGGAAGAGGCCGAGAGCGGAAACGGGGCGAATGGGGAGTCGAACGGGGAGTGA
- a CDS encoding potassium transporter Kup, whose amino-acid sequence MTMGALGVVYGDIGTSPLYALKEAAKAAAHGGTLTNDAVLGVASLILWALLLIISLKYALLILRADNRGEGGIVALLALLHARNAQPGTWRAHLLVVGLVGAALLYGDGAITPAISVLSAIEGLKVDAPSLAPAVVPVTVVILIGLFMMQKQGTGFIGRIFGPVMLAWFFVLAALGIHGIVKAPAVLAALSPLYAFDFLIHQDFHVSFAILGAAFLAVTGGEAMYADMGHFGRLPIRLAWFAICLPALVLNYFGQAALLITDPTMIENPFFQLCPDALHYPLVAFSAVATVIASQAIISGVFSLTQQSIQLGFLPRMQIRHTTSDAIGQIYVPLVNWLLAAATLGAVLSFGSSEALAGAYGIAVSLLMAITTLLAALVAIQWGYSPWLVVAVNGFFFVIDLIFFSANSIKLFEGGWFPLMLAGFVAFLMLTWRSGVKLVEAARAKLRQPEEDLIETAVNQCSARLPGTAVFLASAPRGVPLALTQFVKHNHVLHERIVLVTVLIEELPHIADEDRIEVIEIIPGITRVVLHYGFMQNPTIYEGLTFACRHGKLPGIDLSDITYYVGRETIIPREDVPGMWVWRETVFAFLQRNAERSAAFFGVPTKQVVEFGTELEI is encoded by the coding sequence ATGACCATGGGCGCCCTCGGGGTGGTCTATGGCGATATCGGCACCAGCCCCCTCTACGCCCTGAAGGAAGCCGCCAAGGCCGCCGCCCATGGCGGCACTTTGACGAACGATGCCGTTCTGGGCGTCGCCTCGCTGATCCTCTGGGCGCTGTTGCTGATCATCTCACTGAAATATGCGCTGTTGATTCTGCGTGCGGATAACCGCGGCGAAGGCGGCATCGTCGCGCTGCTGGCCTTGCTGCATGCCCGCAACGCTCAACCCGGTACCTGGCGCGCGCATTTGCTGGTCGTCGGCCTCGTCGGCGCCGCGCTACTGTACGGGGACGGCGCGATCACGCCGGCCATCTCCGTGCTCTCAGCCATCGAAGGTCTGAAGGTCGACGCACCCTCGCTCGCGCCGGCGGTTGTGCCCGTGACCGTCGTCATCCTGATCGGACTGTTCATGATGCAGAAGCAGGGCACCGGCTTCATCGGCCGCATCTTCGGACCGGTGATGCTGGCCTGGTTCTTCGTGCTGGCAGCGCTCGGCATCCACGGCATCGTCAAGGCGCCGGCGGTGCTGGCGGCGCTCAGCCCGCTCTATGCGTTCGACTTCCTGATCCATCAGGATTTTCATGTCTCCTTCGCGATCCTGGGGGCCGCCTTCCTCGCGGTGACCGGCGGCGAAGCCATGTACGCCGACATGGGGCATTTCGGCCGCCTGCCGATCCGGCTGGCCTGGTTCGCGATCTGCCTGCCTGCGCTCGTGCTGAACTATTTCGGCCAGGCCGCGCTGCTGATCACCGATCCCACCATGATCGAAAATCCGTTCTTCCAGCTCTGCCCTGACGCCCTGCATTATCCGCTGGTCGCGTTCTCGGCGGTCGCGACCGTGATCGCCTCGCAAGCCATCATCTCCGGCGTGTTCTCGTTGACGCAGCAGTCGATCCAGCTCGGCTTCCTGCCGCGCATGCAGATCCGTCACACCACGAGCGACGCGATCGGTCAGATCTACGTGCCGTTGGTGAACTGGCTGCTCGCCGCCGCAACGCTCGGCGCCGTGCTGAGTTTCGGCAGCTCGGAGGCGCTGGCCGGCGCCTACGGCATCGCGGTGTCGCTATTGATGGCGATCACCACGCTGCTCGCCGCCCTGGTCGCGATCCAGTGGGGCTATTCACCGTGGCTCGTGGTTGCCGTGAACGGCTTCTTCTTCGTGATCGATTTGATCTTCTTCTCGGCCAATTCGATCAAGCTGTTCGAGGGCGGCTGGTTTCCGCTGATGCTGGCGGGCTTCGTCGCCTTCCTGATGCTGACCTGGCGCAGCGGCGTGAAGCTCGTCGAAGCCGCACGCGCGAAGCTGCGCCAGCCCGAGGAGGATCTGATCGAGACCGCGGTCAACCAGTGCAGCGCCAGACTCCCCGGCACCGCCGTGTTCCTGGCCTCGGCGCCGCGCGGCGTGCCGCTGGCACTGACCCAGTTCGTCAAGCACAACCACGTGCTGCACGAGCGCATCGTCCTGGTCACCGTGCTGATCGAGGAGCTTCCTCACATCGCCGACGAAGACCGCATCGAGGTGATCGAGATCATTCCCGGCATTACCCGCGTCGTTCTGCATTACGGCTTCATGCAGAACCCGACGATTTACGAAGGGCTGACCTTCGCCTGCCGCCACGGCAAGCTGCCCGGCATCGATCTCTCCGACATCACCTATTACGTCGGCCGCGAGACCATCATCCCGCGCGAGGACGTGCCGGGCATGTGGGTCTGGCGCGAAACCGTGTTCGCCTTCCTGCAACGCAACGCCGAACGCTCCGCCGCGTTCTTCGGCGTACCGACCAAGCAGGTGGTGGAATTCGGCACGGAGCTGGAGATTTAG
- the coaD gene encoding pantetheine-phosphate adenylyltransferase yields the protein MPRIAFYPGSFDPITNGHLDVVRHSVSLCDRLVVAIGVHPGKKPLFSTEERLKMLHDVCGPVAAQAGCLLEAVTFDDLSVTSARKHGATIMIRGLRDGTDLDFEMQLAGMNEAMAPEVHTIFLPASPMVRPITATLVRQIAAMGGDVSAFVPPLVAAQLKAKFA from the coding sequence ATGCCGCGCATTGCCTTCTATCCAGGTTCCTTCGACCCCATCACCAACGGCCATCTGGACGTGGTCCGGCACAGCGTGTCGCTGTGCGACAGGCTTGTTGTCGCGATCGGGGTGCACCCCGGCAAGAAGCCTCTGTTCTCGACCGAGGAGCGGCTGAAGATGCTCCATGACGTCTGCGGGCCGGTGGCCGCCCAGGCCGGCTGCTTGCTCGAGGCCGTGACGTTTGACGATCTGTCGGTGACCTCGGCGCGCAAGCACGGTGCCACGATCATGATTCGGGGCCTGCGCGACGGCACCGACCTCGACTTCGAGATGCAGCTCGCCGGCATGAACGAGGCCATGGCGCCCGAGGTGCATACGATCTTCCTGCCGGCCTCTCCCATGGTCCGCCCGATCACCGCCACTTTGGTGCGCCAGATCGCTGCCATGGGCGGGGATGTCTCGGCCTTCGTTCCGCCGCTGGTTGCGGCCCAGCTCAAGGCAAAATTCGCCTGA
- a CDS encoding peptidylprolyl isomerase, translated as MIRILAVLAAVLFAVPAFAQALPAGLDKANAIVIDSTKGRIVIKLRPDLAPQHAERIKQLAREGFYNNVPFHRVMDGFMAQTGDGQNFNGTGGSKYPNLKQEFSKVHFARGIVGMARRGDSVDSANSQFFIMFADGGSLDNQYTVIGEVVQGMDVVDKLKKAPPGSSGGTVTDPDKMVKVQVASDIK; from the coding sequence ATGATCCGAATTCTCGCAGTTCTTGCCGCGGTTCTGTTCGCGGTGCCGGCCTTCGCGCAAGCCTTGCCGGCCGGCCTCGACAAGGCCAACGCCATCGTCATCGACTCCACCAAGGGCCGCATCGTCATCAAGCTCCGGCCGGACCTTGCGCCCCAGCACGCCGAGCGCATCAAGCAGCTCGCGCGCGAGGGTTTTTACAACAACGTGCCGTTCCACCGCGTCATGGATGGCTTCATGGCGCAGACCGGCGACGGTCAGAACTTCAATGGCACCGGCGGCTCGAAATATCCGAACCTGAAGCAGGAATTCTCGAAGGTGCATTTTGCGCGCGGCATCGTCGGCATGGCCCGGCGCGGCGACAGCGTCGACTCCGCAAATTCGCAGTTCTTCATCATGTTTGCCGACGGCGGCAGCCTCGACAACCAGTACACCGTGATCGGCGAGGTCGTGCAGGGCATGGACGTCGTCGACAAGCTGAAGAAGGCGCCTCCCGGATCGAGCGGCGGCACCGTCACCGACCCCGACAAGATGGTGAAGGTGCAGGTCGCTTCCGACATCAAGTAG